In Esox lucius isolate fEsoLuc1 chromosome 3, fEsoLuc1.pri, whole genome shotgun sequence, the sequence TGTAAAGCAAATGTTAAAGACACATTCTACGGATTTTGATCACTGTTTGTATAAGTGGCGCTGTTGAGACAAAACGTGTCCCTGAAAAAATGTGTACTATGTGTCATCAAAACGACTCAAACGTGGAATGTCAAGGATCAcgaataattatttatatagaATATGCATATTCAAATACATTACACATCCATGCCAAAATGTTCACACTGCATCTTTAACTCCTGCACTGGGGcttaatatatataatacttcTTGAATACTGGTTCAAGACTTTggaggttttctttttttatgtgaatCGAATTTTTTTCAACCAAAAAAGAATCACACTTTGACGTGAGGCTTATTTCTTGTAGATTTATGACACACAATGTAAATTGGATCCATTGTAAATTCAGCCCATAAGACAAAACCAAATTGGAAAATGTATACGAGGATAAATACTCATTTTGAAGGCACTGGATGTACAGCACATCCCATCCAAAATTTGACCCTGAGGTTATGCCCCACCTTCTGCATTTTTGTCATACACCTGTCCACTCCTCTCAGACACAAAGCCATATGATAATGAGAACTGGATATATTCCTAGTGTTTCATTCACTGTAATGGAACACTATTACCTGTTTACATCAAGCAAAGGTTTGTCTTTCTACGGTCCAGAAGACATCAGACAAAATGGCCATCTCTCATAATAACATTGTAAGTTTGTGGGCTCTTATAACAGGACAAAAAGATGGACAAGAGAGTGGGAATCAAGCCGGGTGGGGCCGGGTGGGGCCGGGTGAGCGGGAAGAgacataaaaaaacaaccttTAAGTTATAACAATGACGCAAGTTATTTCCACAAGGTAATAACTTACATATGAACTTACAATTGTACACATTTCTAATGCTTACCCTACAGCTTCAGCTGGAagcatgcagaaaaacaaaatccagcCAAATcaggaaaaaaagaacacaaattAAACAGAAACCATAAAtagcaaagaaaatacacaaatgtaaCCACAGCACAGGACCGTGTTCCAATGCACACGGACAGAACCAGACAGAACCAGACATAATGGACTTGTGATGTTTACCTTTGCCGTGCAGTTGACATAAGGTTCTCCACGTGGCTTCAGCCCAATGATCTGTGAATGGCATACCAGTTAACCGATCAGACAATCAGAGAGCGGGGGGCTCCAAGTTAAACACAGCACATTACATTCTAGGCATTACAAACTGTCTGGTTCCAGCTCTGTGAAGGCAGATTGACTGACAGTATACAACGGGCAAGATGGAAAGCTGACCTTTCAGCGCTGAACGCTGCTAACTGTAGTACAAGAGCAATAAGGTGTCCGGGAGGCTTGCTGAAAACGGCCAATAAACCAGAGGCTAAGGGTTTTGTCTACCATTGACTAAAGTCATCTCCTGATACCTGCAGTAATTTAAGGCTCTTGATAACACACACGTATATACATAAATGATTTCCACTGAACCAGGTCATTGAATTGGGAGCTATGAACAGCCCTGCACTGAAGTCTGCACTTCATCGGAATCCAACTGTCTTGATTGTCTGTGACGTACCTCCGCAGAGACCTCGTCTTGGCTTCACCCCAATTCTCTACCACTTTCTCCAGATACGCACTCGCAAATTTCTCGTCACAGATAACGGCGGAAACTTTGTTTAGTCAAAGGCTCAAACCAGTCGAATGCTTTTTAAACCCCATGACAGGAAGTGTGCAAGTACCCACTCGGCAGGGCCATCATCAACCGGGCAGCGAACGCAGGGGATTAACAACGTACCCTATTCATTTTGAGCAGAACGCAAGGTCTACCCTCAGCGAAACCGAAGGTGGAGTCGGACAGCCCAGAGCAGCGGCTGAGAGAGCTCCTCTTGAACTGACAAGCCTTCTTCGGCTCGCCCACCTCGCCCTCCTGATCGAAATAGTCCCCCGCTGTGCACACCTCGTTCCTCTCCTGCTCCGTGTCGTTGTACTCTGAGGGGGGCGAAGAAACAGGTAAGGACAGACTGGACAACCTTTTCAGGAAAACGGAAATGGTCAGGATGACCTGGCTTCAGCGGGCATTTGATATTTCGGACTGCAAAAAGGGGCTTCATTTGATGCATTTTGTTCGTTCACACGCAGGGTGATCTTGATCCTTTTCGCCTTTGCTTTTCGCCTGAACTGTCATTGTAGGTGTGTAAGTGAAGCGTTACTGAGGTGGACAATTATGActcagacagaaagaggaaaggccaaagagagagagagaaataaacaggGGGGACACTCACGCTGCAGGAAGGACTCCAAGGTCTGGACATAGCGGGTGTACTGGACAGGCTGCGATCTGTTGATCAACATGTCCAGCTCCTTGGGCCGGATGACTAACCCTACAGGACAGAGTAAAGCATCAGGTTACAGTTGCAGCCCAGTGAGGGTCATCGCATCAATACCGCAGGGCGCATCGCAGTCCAGTCCAATGACACCGGTCACTGATGTTGCCTAGTGAAAATGACTGTGTCCTTGACTGATTTAGTTTGTGCCAAAACCAACGTCGAAATCGGATTAATTGACTCACTGGTTGATTGAGTTCCTGGTTTGTTGGCTGGTTGTGTGGTGGGTTGACTGATTTACTAGTTGGTTGGACCGATTGGTGTTTTTGATTTACAGTTCGGAAGATTAATttactggttggttggttgaCTGATTTCCTAGttgtttgattggttgatttccTAGTTGGTTGATTGGCTGATTTCCTAGTTGGTTGATTGGCTGATTTCCTAGTTGGTTGATTGGCTGATTTCCTAGTTGGTTGATTGGCTGTCTGAACAACCGCCATGTGGGGACACTTACCTGGGTGTGGCACCCGGTCACGGTACCTTGGAACATAGTCGTCTAGCGTCATCAGCATGACCCAAATAGTCAGGACAAACATCCCAGCCAGGAAGGCATAAAATACCAAGTAGAACAGAAGGATAAGACCTGAAGGGAcggaggggagaaagaggagggtgaacaagagaggagagagacggagaaagaagagaggaaagagagagaaagggagaaggggagagagagaaagaagagagaacagAATAAGAGAATAGAAATCCCAGACTGTATTAGCACTCAGAGCTAAAGGCTAGGTCTACACAAATCTTACCAGACCATGGTCGTTCCATGTACCATTAGCTCCTTGATGGCTTTTAAGATCAGTCATCCGCGTAAAAATCTGTCATTTCAATAAGGACACAGCGTGACAGATAAGGACCAATTTCAAGCGTGAGACGTTTTGTCGTGCAAAGGTGTGCATGTTGTTCCATGAGCGATGATGAGCAGGATTAATGAACGACGACAGAACAGGACAGCATTTTCATGGAGGTTTCCGGTTCTACAGG encodes:
- the LOC105024980 gene encoding sodium/potassium-transporting ATPase subunit beta-3, translating into MASNEDKPAVKEEENAGSWKDAIFNPRTGEFCGRTAKSWGLILLFYLVFYAFLAGMFVLTIWVMLMTLDDYVPRYRDRVPHPGLVIRPKELDMLINRSQPVQYTRYVQTLESFLQQYNDTEQERNEVCTAGDYFDQEGEVGEPKKACQFKRSSLSRCSGLSDSTFGFAEGRPCVLLKMNRIIGLKPRGEPYVNCTAKRDTPVQMQYFPSEGRFDKMYFPYYGNKLHERYVQPLVAVKLLLNKEDYNTELTIECRIEGSDLRNNDDRDKFLGRVTFRVTVVE